Part of the Triticum urartu cultivar G1812 chromosome 2, Tu2.1, whole genome shotgun sequence genome, CCGCGTCATCCACATGCGCCACGTCGCCCCGCTGGACAGCGACGCGTCGCCAGACGAATTCTCCGAGGGACGCGTGCTGCAGCACCTCCGCCGCCTCGTCGTTGATATCCCTGGCCGCCAGGTCCGCCTTCTACCTTGCGTTTGTTAGTAGTCTCGGTTCGAGTCATCTCGGTCTGCCATGAGATGTGACGAGTAGAGTTCTTTTGCAGGAGGGGAGACCGGGGTTGGAGACCGCCGCGCAGTACATCAAGGGGCAGCTCGAGGGGCTTGCTGCGCATGCTGGGCCGGAGTACAGGTGAATCTTAAACCTTCCTTTCCATTTTCCTTTCTCCATGTCGTTGTTTGAATCGTCCATGTCGTGTTTGTTGGAATGCTTGCTCTGACTGCGAAATATTAGGGGTAATCAGTTTTGGCAGTCTCGGGTGTGGGTCCATGGGCTTTGCATGGGGTATCCTGATTCCTCAACCACGCATTAATTGAGAATTTGAGATCAATTGAAGTCTGGAGGAACAAAATGTTTGTTTGGTAGGATTCGCAGTACTTCCTGATGTCTGGACTAAATTTAGTCCGTGCCTCAGCGGTTAGTCCGTGCCTCAGCGGTCCTTCCTATACTTCATTTACTAACAGAACAAGTACGTAAAGATGCGGTCCCAGCAGGACAATTGAGTTGGACCAGATACATTTTCTGGCCTCGAATTATCATTGGAACAATGGCCGCTTCTCCCACCTTTTTTAGCATTGCATTGgcacgtactccctccgtcccaaaataagtgactcaacttagtacaaagttgagtcacttattttgggacggagggagtacgttgGAGCAGGAGTTCGCTTCTGAACTCTACCTACAGAGTTGGCTTAAATTAAACCAACTGGGCTACTGTCCAGGAGCAGAGCTACCATTGGAGTAAACTAGGGCAAATAGCCCAAGTCGCGGAGAGGTACCAGGTAGGGGTTTACTCCTATGAATTTTCTGTTTGCCCTGAGAAGCACCCAGCCATGTAAGATGAATAACAGAGCACAAAGACTTTGAAGAGGAAGATGATTGGCTTAGGCATCTGGCCGAGCAGGGTTTTTTAAGTGCACGTTGCCAACTACAAATTAAGTAATATATAAAACATAACACAACTTGCTTTAATGACTTGTACAAGTGACTGGTGgtgctcaacaaaagaaaattATGCTGTATTTGTTTACGCGTATGATAGATGATAGATCTATTTTGACACATTGTTGCTTGATGAGACATCAATGTTTAACATACTTACATAATTATTTGCTCCAAACTAATAGAGAAAGCAACAGTCTAACCACCTACATAGATGACTGCATTAAAGGAGATGATTCTTATATAGTTGTTCGGCAATGAGCACCTTGTATAGTACTACCTCCGTTCCTAAAAGACGTTTTGGCAGTTTGATTTAAACTGCCAAATTggcttatatttagaaacagagcGTGTATATGGCTATATGCCATAAGAATGACATCTTGTAAAACAAATTTAATTCACTGGCTCAGGAAAAAATAGGAGACTAGGGAAGTGATTTTGTCGTCTTCTGCCATGTTCATCTGTAAAGGGGTAAGTGAATAGTGACAAAGAGAGATGTGCAGGGAGCGAAGATGCTGTTACTTAAGTTAAATgctgaagtatgccatgccatcttttcTGCTATACTAAAAGTTCACCCTGGCTCTTCTAAAGTCATGGCTATCCTGTCCCCAATGGCCATGTCACTGTAATGGACTTGACACTATTGGGTGGTATAGGCAGTTAGCGTTGTATCGACTGACCATATTGTATCAATTTTAGGTAGTCAATAGTAAGCATTCAATATATCAGGTAAATAAGAGAAATGGGGTGTGAAATTTATTCATCTGAAAGAATGAGTTTTATTTGGTTTTGTTCCTTTTATGATCATTTATTGTGTCTGCCTTTTCACTCTTTCAGGATAGATGTTGAAGAAACAATTGTCAGTGGCTCTTTCAGCATGATGTTTTTGCGCCACAGAGTAACTCTAGGCTACAGAAATCATAAAAATATTGTTATGAGGTACTTAATATTACATGTCCTTTTTCCTTGTCATACCATTATTTCTACTTCATCATCAGTTTTTCAGTTGCAATCTGAGATAACCTAAAAACTATCGAATACGGTTTATCTTAATATTTTTATCCATGTGGGGCCTAATTTTCATGCATGTCTGTTCTTATTTATATGCTTCTATTTGCCCTTTCAGTCTTCAAGCTATTAACTAAAACGGAACATTACCAGTTGTATGGAAGAAACAATGTAAAATAAAATAATAAAGTGTTGAATCGAGAGGGATCGAACCTTTCctgtgttgtgtgtgtgtggtggCGCCTCCTTCAGACACTGGCTAGCGTCTAGGTCAACCGCTTCTAGGTCATGGCCATGGGCCTGGGCCACATGGCCTTAAGTGAAGATGAGCAAGGCCCATACCGGTTCAACACCCCCCCTCAAGATGGGTGGTAGATATCTATCAACCCCATTTTGTCACATGCCAACTTACGGTCCTTTGATGTCAGTCCCTTTGTCAAGCAAATCTGCTGCCCAGAGTGTACATGAGTAAGGCTGATGATCCCAGTGTCAATTTTCTCCTTAATGAAGAAGCGATCAATTTCCACATGTTTTATCATGTTGAACTGGGTTACTGGCAACACTTATAACTGACTGATTGTCACACCATACTCTCAAGGATCCCTTCCTCAGAGGTTTCAACTCGCTCAGTAGGTTCTTCACCCAGAGCATCTCACTCCAACCCTTGTGATAACTAGTAattgtgtacgtgcaatgcacacTAATATTAGGCAAGACATTAATTGTATTGCACATTAATATTAGGAAAGATATTACCTGGTTAATGCTGACGTTGATATTAGGTATGGTATTAATTAGCGGAGGGTGCTAAACATGTTTAGTGCTACACAGGTCTAACGCTAAACACTGGAGCGACGTAGACCGTTGGATAGATACGGTTGAATGGGCGAGATTGTTGGATCTCCACAACTCGCTCTTTTTATATTGGTGTAGATGCTCTCTATACTCGGCTTTTGCTGTTGATCTAAACACAACTCGCTGTTTTAGCTTCTCCATGACACCAAATTTCCTCCCACAAACACACAATAGCCTGAGTTGATCTTCAATCATCTTGACAACTAGCAAAATCAGAATCACTATAGCCATCCATCTCAAGATGTTCACTCTTCGCAAACCACAAACCTTTTCTCGGAGTGCCCTTCAAGTATCTCAGGATTCTGTGCACTGTATCAAGATGCCCACTCCTTACCTCACCACACCCATGACATACGCAATGTCAGGCCTGGTCTCCACTTGAAGCTCCGCCTTCACTCCTTCTATGGTTAATGCCATTGCCATGCTTGTTCATACTCAGTGTGTGTCCCTCTTGTCCATGCTAGGTCCTTTATTCCCAAGTACTACATTTGATTTAGGCAGCATCTTCATATTCTCATAAGCACCAGAAAGAATTCCTTGGAACGGAAGTACCTAATATTTGAGTTGGCAGTGTGTGAGCTCTAGTTATTGGTTCTTGTGTTTCTTGAAGTTGAGCTGTCGTGGCTACGGGGGCCTCATCACTCTGCTCTCTTTATTGGATGATGTTGTCATCGCGTGGCGTTGCCTTTCAGAAAATCGTTGCAAGGTGATATGTGTCGAATCtggggcggagccaggatttggACATGAGGGGGGCGAAGAAAAAAAACACTCCACTACACGAGACATAAAACATGGACTAATGCAAGAGGGGTTCAATGCGCGAACCAATTTCTTTCCGCTTCGCTCTACACCGTTCTAATATGAACTAGTCAATGCACTGTACGGAGCGCGTCCACCGCAAGGTGACCTTGCAGCTTATTGCAAAAGATAAAAAAATAACAAGTCTCAGTAAGCAATTTATGTTTGGGAACCAGAAAAGGCTTCATCCCAATCAATAAAATTTATATGCATGACTACGAAGCTCACTAAAAAATTTGATAACCTGTTGGAAGAACCTTTCCACAAACATCTTTCCAGACAACGACCGTTAATTTTTCAAAGAAAGTAATCTCCCGTTAAAAGCAAGAACGCATGTAATTAGTAAATAATCAATTTCCCTTTATGAAGGTGAACCAATTAATAACCAGACTAATAGGCTACAGTAGCAGTCCATCAACAAAAGTAAAGTAATACCTTCAGATTTGAGTGACGAATAAATACCGTGATCAAGAAACTCCAGTGGAACATGTCGAGTATCGACATGGCGGCCAGATTAACACAGGCTGGGGCAGCGGCGCCCATGGCTAGCACGGCCCCCTCATGGTGCTGTCTGTACTTAGTGTTTGGTGACTGGCATCGCGGCGAGCGGCAGCGTGGAATCGATCTAAGACCTGCAGTCGCTCGCTAGGTTCGAAGCGGCGGCGTGATGCAGTACTGCAGTTGATCGCTAACTGGCTAAAAAACGTGGCGCATGCCGCATGGGCTGTTTCGGGCTTCGGCACATACAGGGCACAACTAAGAATTGGCTTTGGGCCTTATTATAGTACTAATTCGATTAGCCATATACGGTAATTAGCATTTGTATATATACTGCTGCATACACTATATGTGTTGTATCGTTAggggggccggggggggggggggcccccccccccccccccccccccccccccccccccccccccccccccccccccccccccccccccccccgtctcCGCCCCTGTGCTGAATGTGCCTTGGCGTCTACGCGGTGTTACAACATCACGCTGTTTTTTTGGCGACTCAGTGTAATCCCATCATGTCCTTTGGCAAGTTTTAGACGAGGGCCTTGACGTGTTTTATGCTTGGCTGAATCCCACATGAGTTCGTCGTCTGTGTCGTCCCTTGGTGTGCCAATGGCATGGCCTCACATTGGCAGTAAACGTGGCGATGGCTGGTCCGAGGCATCTTCCATAGTGCCCTTGGCGTGAATGGTGATAATCTTCCATAGGCATCTTCCATAGTGCCCCCCTCGCAGCGTGAATGGTGATAATCTTTTATAGGCTGATGCTAGCTTATTAGAAGTCTAGAAGGGGACGTCCATGCAGTGCTGCTACCGCTGAACGTATCAATAGCCTTCCATAAAATCTCTTGAGGATGTTAGCAACTAGCTGTTTTAAAACTCTGAATAAAAGCACCAGGACTTGAAACCGATTCACACATGTGAATTTAATTATTTGGTGACGATAGGCAACACGGGACGTGTTCTGCCGATTCGATTCTTATACAGGCTGGATACAGTCCATGGGCCTAGCTATAAGGGTGCTGCCCATTGCAAAAGATGATTAATACGTGCACGCATTTTTTATTGTATTCATGCGTAGATTAGCAGCCATGCATGAGCCCTCGTGCAATTTAGACTGGAGCGATCTATGTAGCAGCCATGGTTGATTTTTATGATGAACTCAATCAAGGAGAGTCCAATAGTAATATGCTTAGCGACATCTTTCACAAAAATTGTGGTACCCAGCCATCATAGAGTGCTGCTCTAGCATGTCTAAACTTTCAATTGTGGGATTGAGCTGCCAGGAACACTCATGAGCCACTTCTACTTTCGTTGTGGTATTACAAAGTGCCAACTGACGAGACAACCTTTGTTAATTTTGGCTATATTTTTCCTCATGAACCATATAATTTAAACAAATTATTTCTAAGATATAACAATTAATTACAGGATTTCATCAAATGTTTCAGAAGAGGATGAACCATCCCTTTTGGTGAATGGACATTTCGACAGTCCACTTGGATCACCTGGTGCAGCAGACTGTGGTTCCTGTGTTGGTAAGTACAACCTCTTATTTGTCTGAACAAATGTGATTCTTACTGTGCAGACTTTCATCGGGGCATGATTTGTGTTTGTAATATTTCTTGTCCAGCATCTATGCTTGAACTATCACGACTTATGCTTGAGTCTGGGTGGGTCCCTCCTCGGCCAGTCATTTTCCTTTTCAATGGTGCTGAGGAACTTTTTCTTCTGGTATGTGACTGTCAATCATCACCAAACTGTTAGACTACATGCGCAAAACTACTACATAGTCCATGAATTGAAAAGGTAGTTGTGTGATTTTGTTCCTTCGATCAAAATATCTTGTGATGACTCAGCTGAGGGCAATCTGAACTGGTCCATAGTAAGGTGCTATTAATAGTTGCAGCGTATGAGTCTAAGCTAATTATGGTGCACTGGCAAGCTCTGTAACTTTTCCCCTCGCGGGGGGTTGAAACAGACAAAACTGCCCCAGATATTAATTTCTGCTTATTAATTAGAACATGGTAAGAATATTAAGTCAAACTCAAAATAAATACATAAAAGGATACTCATGTCATTTCATATATGTTGATTGTCCGTGTAGCTCAATGAAGCAACTTGCGCTTATCCTTGATGCTGTTAACCAGGGTTCGCATGGTTTTATGAAGACACATAAATGGAGCAGCAcaattggtgctttcattaataTCGAAGCTTCTGGAAGTGGTGGTGCTGGTATTATTCTGTACTTTAtctcttgtttagttgtttgaaATTTTGTATTTTAAAACTCAAGTCAATTCAAGAGCTGGAAANNNNNNNNNNNNNNNNNNNNNNNNNNNNNNNNNNNNNNNNNNNNNNNNNNNNNNNNNNNNNNNNNNNNNNNNNNNNNNNNNNNNNNNNNNNNNNNNNNNNNNNNNNNNNNNNNNNNNNNNNNNNNNNNNNNNNNNNNNNNNNNNNNNNNNNNNNNNNCNNNNNNNNNNNNNNNNNNNNNNNNNNNNNNNNNNNNNNNNNNNNNNNNNNNNNNNNNNNNNNNNNNNNNNNNNNNNNNNNNNNNNNNNNNNNNNNNNNNNNNNNNNNNNNNNNNNNNNNNNNNNNNNNNNNNNNNNNNNNNNNNNNNNNNNNNNNNNNNNNNNNNNNNNNNNNNNNNNNNNNNNNNNNNNNNNNNNNNNNNNNNNNNNNNNNNNNNNNNNNNNNNNNNNNNNNNNNNNNNNNNNNNNNNNNNNNNNNNNNNNNNNNNNNNNNNNNNNNNNNNNNNNNNNNNNNNNNNNNNNNNNNNNNNNNNNNNNNNNNNNNNNNNNNNNNNNNNNNNNNNNNNNNNNNNNNNNNNNNNNNNNNNNNNNNNNNNNNNNNNNNNNNNNNNNNNNNNNNNNNNNNNNNNNNNNNNNNNNNNNNNNNNNNNNNNNNNNNNNNNNNNNNNNNNNNNNNNNNNNNNNNNNNNNNNNNNNNNNNNNNNNNNNNNNNNNNNNNNNNNNNNNNNNNNNNNNNNNNNNNNNNNNNNNNNNNNNNNNNNNNNNNNNNNNNNNNNNNNNNNNNNNNNNNNNNNNNNNNNNNNNNNNNNNNNNNNNNNNNNNNNNNNNNNNNNNNNNNNNNNNNNNNNNNNNNNNNNNNNNNNNNNNNNNNNNNNNNNNNNNNNNNNNNNNNNNNNNNNNNNNNNNNNNNNNNNNNNNNNNNNNNNNNNNNNNNNNNNNNNNNNNNNNNNNNNNNNNNNNNNNNNNNNNNNNNNNNNNNNNNNNNNNNNNNNNNNNNNNNNNNNNNNNNNNNNNNNNNNNNNNNNNNNNNNNNNNNNNNNNNNNNNNNNNNNNNNNNNNNNNNNNNNNNNNNNNNNNNNNNNNNNNNNNNNNNNNNNNNNNNNNNNNNNNNNNNNNNNNNNNNNNNNNNNNNNNNNNNNNNNNNNNNNNNNNNNNNNNNNNNNNNNNNNNNNNNNNNNNNNNNNNNNNNNNNNNNNNNNNNNNNNNNNNNNNNNNNNNNNNAAGCTCTTCCTTcatggactttgtaggctttggatcgccgcactatgcagcgtgcctcattttgttcttcggggagttcctgcctagtaaggtaggcgaggaatggttctgtccacggggcgatgacggccattattacgtgggctgaaggtgttatttcattggcagagccgccgattgtgtcagaatgttcatgtcgggcagtgcggttgggtccgggctgttattgtgcggctccccttcccatactacggatggcttgaacagcctttccaagaagatgttggggggactacatcgcgttttgcgccgatgcgtgccaggacatctgccgcctgattattttcccgggctatgtggtgaaattcaagcccttcgaaccgagctgacatttttaggacggcgttgcggtaagctgccatctttgatccttggcgtcgaagtctccatttatttgggatattgcgaggttcgagtccccgcgcacctctaggcgttgaatgcccatggatactgccatccggagaccatgtaaaagggcctcatattcggctgcattgttggagtctgtgtacataatctggagtacgtattgaactgtgtctcctgtgggggacgtcaaaacgacgccagcccccagtccggccaacatcttggagccgtcgaaatgcatgatccaatttgaatatgtgccgtactctttagggagttcggcctccgtccattctgcgacgaaatcggccaaaacttgtgacttgatggctcgtcgtggcttataagttatgtcgaacgggaggagctcgatggcccatttcgcaatCCGGCCCGTTGTCACGGTTGTTAATATGtattaagtggtacttccgaggctactgttattgaacactcttgaagtagtgtcgtagcttc contains:
- the LOC125537178 gene encoding putative endoplasmic reticulum metallopeptidase 1 isoform X2 produces the protein MVTPPSPRRSAAGAGAAAGAPRVLLALVVLYGFMSFLVYRVIHMRHVAPLDSDASPDEFSEGRVLQHLRRLVVDIPGRQEGRPGLETAAQYIKGQLEGLAAHAGPEYRIDVEETIVSGSFSMMFLRHRVTLGYRNHKNIVMRISSNVSEEDEPSLLVNGHFDSPLGSPGAADCGSCVGFAWFYEDT
- the LOC125537178 gene encoding endoplasmic reticulum metallopeptidase 1-like isoform X1; the protein is MVTPPSPRRSAAGAGAAAGAPRVLLALVVLYGFMSFLVYRVIHMRHVAPLDSDASPDEFSEGRVLQHLRRLVVDIPGRQEGRPGLETAAQYIKGQLEGLAAHAGPEYRIDVEETIVSGSFSMMFLRHRVTLGYRNHKNIVMRISSNVSEEDEPSLLVNGHFDSPLGSPGAADCGSCVASMLELSRLMLESGWVPPRPVIFLFNGAEELFLLGSHGFMKTHKWSSTIGAFINIEASGSGGAGIILYFISCLVV